The genomic DNA GAAAAGTTGTCGGTGAAGCCTTTGAGGTGGGCGATTAATTTTTCGTGGTAGGTGGGACGGTCGTCGGGATTGATCATGCCCAGCCACAAATCCGCCTTGATGAACGGATTGTTGTAGCCCGTCAGTTCACAAATTTGGGACGAGATATAGAGCTGGTCCGACGTCACATCCCAGTCAAAGATGCCCTCGCCAGCCCCGCGGATAGCCAGGGCGTAGCGTTCTTGGCTTTCTTGCAGTTGATCTTCGGCGGCTTTGCGATCCGTGATGTCGCGCACCACGCCAATGAACAAGGAACGCCCGTCGCGTTTGAGCTCAGAGATGGCCAAATCGATGGGGAACTCAGACCCGTCTTTACATGTGGCGATGGTTTCACGGCCCGTACCGATAATACCGGCTTGTCCTGTTTCTTTGTAGCGCTGGATGTAGCTGTCGTGGTTGTCGGCGAACTGCTTGGGCATGAGTTTCGAAACATTACGTTGCAAAACTTCTTGGGCATCGTAACCAAAAATGCGTTCCGCTGATCGGTTGAAGGACTGCACCATCCCCGCTTCGTCGATGGTGATGATGCCGTCAACCACGGTGTCCATGATGCCTTGCAGTTGGAAATCGCGGTTGATCAGGGCTTCGGCGGCGCGTTTGCGTTCCGAGGTGTCGCGTGCCACCAACATAACGGTCTGTAACCCTCGATCCGAAAACGGCAGGGCGGCCAGCTCCGCGTCCATGGCAGTGCCGTCGACACGAATGATGCGCATGGGCGTCCAGTGTTCGTCGAACAGTTCTTTAACGTCGTCGCGCACGATGGAACGAAAATCGGGGTGCAGGAAGTCTTCGAATTTTTTGCCGATAAACCAATTGGCATCTTGTTCACCCAACATGGTCGCTCCGGCACCGTTCATTAGCGTGATCAGACCGTCGGTCACCACACAGGTCAAATCGGGTGCCATTTCCACCAGCTTGCGATAGCGGGTTTCGCTGTCCAGAAGCGTGGCTTCCATATCCTTGATGTGGGTGATGTCGGTGTGCAGGCTGATGACTTGGCCGTCGCGGGTACGTTGTTCTTGAATCCGCCACCACCGCCCACCGCGATAGATTTCTTGGTGCAGTGGTTTGGGATGCAGGCGTTCTTCCAGCTTTTCCGAAACCCAGTCTTCGATGCGTCCTTGGGCTTCTTTGATGTCTAAGCGCGAAGCGGCTTCTTGCAAGATGTCTTTCAGCGTTGCGCCGGGAATGATCAAATCGTCCAGTGCGGGATAAAGTTTCGCATACTCTTCGCTGGCCGCCGTCAAGTTGCCATCCGCGTCATAGATCACGAACGCCGCGTCCATGCCTGCGGCTTCGGCGGCGAAGCGTAGGCTGGTCTGCTTGCTGGCTTCGGCCAAGGTTGCGTTTTGGGCGAGTTTTTGGGCTTCGAAGAATTTGCGCTTGGCTTCCAATTGCGGCGTGATGTTGTGCGCTGCGCCGCGATAACCCCGGAACATGTTGTTGTCGGAATAAAACGGAATGCCCGATAGGGTAAAGTGCAAGATCTGGCCGTCGGCGGCTTCCAAGGAGCATGCGATATCGCGGAACGGCTCGCGGTTGTCTAAGTTGAAGATGACCGGGTTGTCGTCACCGCCCGCCATATCGTCGCCCAACACGACTTGTTGCAAGGTCTTGTTGACCAAGACCTCAGGTGCGTGCCCGGTGGTTTCTAAGAAACGGTCGGAAATAAACGTGATTTCTAAAATTTCATTGGTTTCCCAGATCCAATCGCCGACCGTGGACACGATGTCGTGCAGGCGCTGCTCTGGACTGTCTGGGCGCGGCGGCATCTTGATGCGCTTTTTGGGCAGCGCATCTGCGTTCGTTGCTATCACGGGGGATTTTTTCGAGCTCATGCCTGCCCAGAACCACTCTGACCTGTTGTTATGCGCCAAGATTGTTGTTTGGCTGTTCTTATAGATACCGTTTTATCAGGCTTTTTAAGCCGGGATCAACCGAACAAGCGGGAATCGTCAAAATTGGTCAACTCATTGATTTTCAGGGCCAAGCGCCCAAGTTAGGTATTTCACGGTGTCGGGGTCGTCCCATTCCAAGACCCCCAACACGCGCCCCTTGATTTCACCGTCCGCACCCAGCAGCACCGTGGTCGGCAGGCCTTCAACACCGAGCTTTTTCGAGAGCTTGCCTTTTTGGTCGTAGTAGAGGTCTAAGTTATTGAGATCGTTCGCTTCTAGAAACGGCGGAACCTTTTTAAAGGGC from Magnetovibrio sp. PR-2 includes the following:
- a CDS encoding PAS domain S-box protein, producing MSSKKSPVIATNADALPKKRIKMPPRPDSPEQRLHDIVSTVGDWIWETNEILEITFISDRFLETTGHAPEVLVNKTLQQVVLGDDMAGGDDNPVIFNLDNREPFRDIACSLEAADGQILHFTLSGIPFYSDNNMFRGYRGAAHNITPQLEAKRKFFEAQKLAQNATLAEASKQTSLRFAAEAAGMDAAFVIYDADGNLTAASEEYAKLYPALDDLIIPGATLKDILQEAASRLDIKEAQGRIEDWVSEKLEERLHPKPLHQEIYRGGRWWRIQEQRTRDGQVISLHTDITHIKDMEATLLDSETRYRKLVEMAPDLTCVVTDGLITLMNGAGATMLGEQDANWFIGKKFEDFLHPDFRSIVRDDVKELFDEHWTPMRIIRVDGTAMDAELAALPFSDRGLQTVMLVARDTSERKRAAEALINRDFQLQGIMDTVVDGIITIDEAGMVQSFNRSAERIFGYDAQEVLQRNVSKLMPKQFADNHDSYIQRYKETGQAGIIGTGRETIATCKDGSEFPIDLAISELKRDGRSLFIGVVRDITDRKAAEDQLQESQERYALAIRGAGEGIFDWDVTSDQLYISSQICELTGYNNPFIKADLWLGMINPDDRPTYHEKLIAHLKGFTDNFSHECRLRHKDGSERWIRISGKAISDKAGYVYRMAGSVGDITERIQARHQLIDAKERAEIANRVKTEFLANMSHELRTPLNAIIGFSDVMLAGLFGPLEARYGEYIENIRDSGSHLLDVINDILDVSRIEAGQMELHPERAQVDDLIHSATRLVQDRARSADLELKVKIADGLPDLMVDPQRIKQVLLNLLSNAVKFTPENGQVTVTARQTVNDELVIAVADTGIGMHTDDIVTALTPFGQVDSKLTRKYEGTGLGLPLTKSFVELHDAHMDIVSEPNLGTTVSIHFPASRLVL